The following coding sequences lie in one Arabidopsis thaliana chromosome 3, partial sequence genomic window:
- a CDS encoding Zinc finger (C3HC4-type RING finger) family protein (Zinc finger (C3HC4-type RING finger) family protein; FUNCTIONS IN: ubiquitin-protein ligase activity, zinc ion binding; CONTAINS InterPro DOMAIN/s: Zinc finger, RING-type (InterPro:IPR001841), Zinc finger, C3HC4 RING-type (InterPro:IPR018957), von Willebrand factor, type A (InterPro:IPR002035); BEST Arabidopsis thaliana protein match is: Zinc finger (C3HC4-type RING finger) family protein (TAIR:AT2G38970.1); Has 3702 Blast hits to 3682 proteins in 633 species: Archae - 43; Bacteria - 1268; Metazoa - 1054; Fungi - 175; Plants - 528; Viruses - 5; Other Eukaryotes - 629 (source: NCBI BLink).), which produces MVSKWKKMKLALSLNLCNYLPRTLEEEPPSLALNSAETLSDAALLSPLNWPMTPTPSSYRRRLSRSSSKSSKTCSICLNKMKEGCGHAIFTAECSHMFHFHCIASNVKHGNQVCPVCRAKWKEIPIQKPSLDLPYYPFDRCNNDAAISLFRCLPPSQRAITQGHPEPATFDDDERLEEQIVFDGETEVLKKENRDYVRMMDMKVYPEVSAVPQSKSCENFDVLVHLKAVTGDQISQYRRAPIDLVTVLDISGSMGGTKLALLKRAMGFVIQNLGSSDRLSVIAFSSTARRLFPLTRMSDAGRQLALQAVNSLVANGGTNIVDGLRKGAKVMEDRLERNSVASIILLSDGRDTYTTNHPDPSYKDALAQCIGGLLSVAVQELRVEIEGVSPNVRLSSIKAGSYSSLVTGDGHSGLVDLGDLYADEERDFLVSINIPVEEDGHTPLLKLRCLYINPLTKEITTLESHVLQIRRPEYVAEEKVVPIEVVRQRNRFLAAEAMAQARTLAEHGDLEAAVKAIENFRLVLAETVAAKSCDRFCVALDSELKEMQGRMRSSHMYEASGRAYILSGLSSHSWQRATARGNSRDSSSFVQAYQTPSMAEMLRRSQAMFLVSPSHHRLIQPLLSFASQPKPR; this is translated from the exons ATGGTGAGcaaatggaagaagatgaagctaGCTTTGAGTTTGAATCTCTGCAACTATCTCCCCAGAACCCTCGAGGAGGAACCACCATCATTGGCTTTGAATTCCGCTGAGACATTATCAGATGCTGCTTTGCTCTCTCCTCTTAACTGGCCCATGACTCCAACACCTTCTTCTTACCGTCGAAGGTTGTCCAGAAGTAGCAGCAAATCGTCAAAG ACTTGCTCTATATGCTTGAACAAGATGAAAGAAGGTTGTGGACATGCAATTTTCACAGCGGAGTGCTCGCAcatgtttcattttcattgcATTGCTTCGAATGTGAAACATGGCAACCAAGTTTGCCCAGTGTGCCGAGCTAAATGGAAGGAAATCCCTATACAGAAGCCGAGTTTGGATCTTCCTTATTACCCCTTTGACAGGTGCAATAATGATGCAGCCATTAGCCTTTTCCGCTGCTTACCTCCTTCTCAACGAGCTATAACCCAAGGGCATCCCGAGCCAGCTACtttcgatgatgatgaacgGTTAGAAGAGCAGATTGTTTTTGATGGTGAAACTGAAGtcttgaagaaggagaaccgTGATTATGTGCGAATGATGGACATGAAAGTGTATCCAGAGGTCTCAGCTGTACCACAATCCAAGTCTTGTGAGAATTTTGATGTACTAGTGCATCTCAAAGCAGTTACTGGTGATCAGATTTCTCAGTATCGCCGAGCGCCAATTGATTTAGTTACAGTGCTAGACATCAGTGGTAGTATGGGAGGAACTAAGCTAGCACTTCTGAAACGAGCAATGGGTTTTGTGATTCAAAATCTTGGGTCCAGTGATAGGCTCTCAGTGATTGCTTTCTCTTCAACAGCTCGACGTCTCTTCCCTTTAACCCGAATGTCTGATGCTGGAAGACAGCTAGCCCTTCAAGCTGTTAACTCACTGGTTGCAAATGGTGGGACCAATATTGTCGATGGTCTTAGAAAAGGTGCCAAGGTTATGGAAGATAGGCTAGAAAGAAATTCTGTTGCCAGCATTATCCTTTTGTCTGACGGGCGAGATACATATACTACGAACCATCCTGATCCAAGTTACAAG GATGCTCTTGCACAGTGCATTGGTGGACTTTTAAGCGTTGCAGTGCAGGAGCTACGAGTAGAAATTGAAGGTGTGAGCCCAAATGTTCGACTTAGCTCGATAAAAGCTGGGAGTTACTCTAGCCTTGTAACTGGTGATGGCCACTCAGGGTTGGTTGATCTTGGTGATCTTTATGCTGATGAAGAGAGGGATTTCTTGGTTTCTATCAACATCCCTGTTGAGGAAGATGGACATACACCATTGCTAAAGCTGAGATGTCTCTACATTAATCCCTTGACAAAGGAGATTACAACGCTTGAAAGTCACGTGCTTCAGATTCGAAGACCAGAATATGTTGCTGAAGAAAAAGTTGTTCCCATCGAAGTGGTCAGGCAAAGAAACAGATTCCTAGCTGCAGAGGCAATGGCCCAAGCAAGAACTTTAGCAGAGCATGGAGATTTAGAGGCAGCCGTTAAAGCCATTGAGAATTTTAGATTGGTTTTGGCAGAGACGGTTGCAGCAAAATCATGTGACAGGTTTTGTGTTGCTTTGGACTCGGAACTGAAGGAAATGCAAGGTAGAATGAGGAGTAGTCACATGTACGAGGCATCGGGAAGAGCTTATATTCTTTCTGGACTTAGCTCACACTCATGGCAAAGAGCAACAGCGAGGGGAAATTCAAGGGACAGTTCGAGCTTTGTCCAGGCTTATCAGACTCCATCAATGGCTGAGATGCTGCGTCGATCACAGGCCATGTTTCTAGTTAGTCCATCACATCATAGACTCATTCAGCCCTTGCTCTCTTTTGCTTCACAACCAAAGCCAAGGTAA